In a single window of the Elaeis guineensis isolate ETL-2024a chromosome 4, EG11, whole genome shotgun sequence genome:
- the LOC105042507 gene encoding ubiquinol oxidase 2, mitochondrial — protein MSPCQTKKPIQETSPLKRSHFLGFPFSFPLILLREMMSSWMAGSALLRQLGPRLCSAAGEPSYTLFLTGYAASATAKSPAAALVRLFPARMASTTAATPAVGGAEEESKSATPKEASTAHPSERKAIASYWGIDSNKLVKEDGTEWKWSCFRPWETYKADLSIDLKKHHVPTTFLDKVAYWTVKSLRVPTDIFFQRRYGCRAMMLETVAAVPGMVGGMLLHLRSLRRFEQSGGWIRALLEEAENERMHLMTFMEVAKPRWYERALVIAVQGIFFNAYFVGYLLSPKFAHRVVGYLEEEAIHSYTEYLKDLDAGKIPNVPAPAIAIDYWRLLPDATLKDVVTVVRADEAHHRDVNHFASDVHYQGMELKEAPAPLGYH, from the exons ATGTCTCCCTGTCAAACCAAAAAGCCCATTCAAGAAACTTCCCCGTTGAAACGCTCCCATTTTCTTGGTTTCCCCTTTTCCTTTCCCCTAATTCTGCTGAGAGAGATGATGAGTTCTTGGATGGCCGGATCCGCCCTCCTCCGGCAGCTGGGCCCCCGCCTCTGCTCCGCCGCCGGCGAGCCCTCGTACACGCTCTTTCTGACCGGATACGCTGCTTCAGCGACGGCGAAATCCCCGGCTGCCGCGCTGGTGCGGCTGTTCCCGGCGCGGATGGCCAGCACCACGGCGGCGACTCCGGCGGTCGGAGGCGCGGAGGAGGAGTCCAAGTCCGCCACCCCCAAGGAGGCCTCCACGGCCCATCCCAGTGAGCGGAAGGCGATCGCGAGCTATTGGGGTATCGACAGCAACAAGCTCGTCAAGGAGGACGGTACCGAGTGGAAGTGGTCCTGCTTCAGG CCGTGGGAGACGTATAAGGCGGATCTGAGCATCGATCTAAAGAAACACCATGTTCCGACGACGTTTCTGGACAAGGTGGCGTACTGGACCGTCAAGTCTCTGCGAGTCCCCACCGATATCTTCTTCCAG AGGCGGTATGGATGCCGGGCGATGATGCTGGAGACGGTAGCGGCGGTGCCGGGTATGGTGGGCGGCATGCTGCTCCACCTCCGCTCCCTCCGCCGCTTCGAGCAAAGCGGCGGGTGGATCCGCGCGCTCTTAGAAGAGGCGGAGAACGAGCGGATGCACCTGATGACCTTCATGGAGGTGGCCAAGCCCCGTTGGTACGAGCGCGCCCTCGTCATCGCCGTCCAGGGGATCTTCTTCAACGCCTACTTCGTGGGCTACCTCCTCTCTCCCAAGTTCGCCCACCGCGTCGTCGGCTACCTCGAGGAGGAGGCCATCCACTCCTACACCGAGTACCTCAAGGACCTCGACGCCGGCAAGATCCCCAACGTCCCCGCCCCGGCCATCGCCATCGACTACTGGCGCCTCCTCCCCGACGCCACCCTCAAGGACGTCGTCACCGTCGTCCGCGCCGATGAGGCCCACCACCGCGACGTCAACCACTTCGCCTCG GATGTTCACTACCAAGGGATGGAGCTGAAGGAGGCGCCTGCGCCGCTGGGGTACCACTGA
- the LOC105042535 gene encoding ubiquinol oxidase 2, mitochondrial, with protein MNSQIAGSVLRQIGPHLFSTAAISRAAATGGTVHSLLAGFAGMRVAPATWVASVRFAGTVPETVDGGEAAEKSGSAADGSTGGKKEKAVVSYWGMAPAKVVKEDGTQWKWSCFKPWDSYTSNQSIDLRKHHVPITWGEKLAFWTVKSLRLPTDIFFQRRYGCRVMMLETVAAVPGMVAGMVLHLRSLRRFEHSGGWIKALLEEAENERMHLMTFMEVTQPRWYERALVFAVQGVFFNAYFLAYILSPKLAHRMVGYLEEEAIHSYTEFLKDIDAGKIENVPAPAIAIDYWRLPPNAMLRDVVMVVRADEAHHRDVNHFASDIHFQGHELRELPAPVGYH; from the exons ATGAATTCTCAGATCGCCGGATCGGTGCTGAGGCAAATCGGGCCCCACCTGTTCTCCACGGCCGCCATCTCCCGCGCCGCCGCCACCGGTGGGACGGTCCACTCGCTGCTGGCCGGGTTCGCTGGCATGAGGGTGGCGCCTGCGACGTGGGTGGCGAGCGTCCGTTTCGCAGGCACTGTCCCTGAGACGGTGGACGGCGGTGAGGCGGCGGAGAAGAGCGGCTCCGCCGCGGACGGTTCGACCGGTGGAAAGAAGGAGAAGGCGGTGGTGAGCTACTGGGGGATGGCGCCGGCCAAGGTCGTCAAAGAGGACGGCACCCAGTGGAAGTGGTCTTGTTTTAag CCATGGGATTCGTACACATCCAACCAGTCGATTGATCTCCGCAAGCATCACGTGCCTATCACGTGGGGTGAAAAACTGGCTTTTTGGACGGTGAAGTCTCTTCGGCTTCCAACCGATATCTTCTTCCAG AGGAGGTATGGTTGCCGTGTGATGATGCTGGAGACAGTGGCGGCGGTGCCGGGAATGGTGGCCGGCATGGTCCTCCACCTCCGCTCCCTCCGCCGCTTCGAGCACAGCGGCGGTTGGATCAAGGCTCTCCTCGAGGAGGCGGAGAACGAGCGCATGCACCTGATGACCTTCATGGAGGTGACGCAGCCCCGGTGGTACGAGCGTGCCCTCGTCTTCGCTGTTCAGGGTGTCTTCTTCAATGCCTACTTCCTTGCCTACATCCTCTCCCCCAAGCTCGCCCACCGGATGGTGGGCTACCTCGAGGAGGAGGCCATCCACTCCTATACTGAATTCCTCAAAGATATTGATGCTGGCAAGATCGAGAACGTCCCTGCACCGGCCATTGCCATAGACTACTGGCGTCTGCCTCCGAATGCCATGCTCCGTGATGTGGTCATGGTTGTCCGGGCCGACGAGGCTCACCACCGCGACGTCAACCACTTTGCCTCG GACATTCATTTCCAAGGCCATGAGCTGAGGGAGCTTCCGGCTCCGGTAGGGTATCACTAA